A window of Mycolicibacterium fluoranthenivorans contains these coding sequences:
- a CDS encoding response regulator transcription factor — MYSDLRQPAHPPATVLVVDDDQGICDLLESVLDLAGYSVLRANDGLKAVTVLSTHEVDLALVDIGLPDVDGITLIPRIHQRSPTTAIILLTARNDIESKVGALRGGADDYVTKPFHPTEVVARIEAVLRRSHDGDGERLSYGDLTVDLQRLIVERAGHPVALTPTELRLLVYLLRNAERVVSRSQILDQVWQYSFQGEGVVVEKVVSNLRKKVDANGEPLIQTVRGFGYTLRRSAGS; from the coding sequence GTGTACAGTGACCTGCGGCAACCGGCACATCCACCCGCAACGGTGTTGGTGGTCGACGACGATCAGGGCATCTGTGACCTGCTGGAATCGGTGCTGGACCTTGCCGGATACTCGGTGCTGCGGGCCAACGACGGACTGAAGGCCGTCACCGTGTTGTCCACCCATGAGGTTGACCTGGCGTTAGTCGATATCGGCTTGCCGGACGTCGATGGCATCACTCTGATTCCGCGTATCCACCAGCGGAGCCCGACGACAGCGATCATTCTGCTCACCGCCCGAAATGACATCGAGTCCAAGGTGGGTGCTCTTCGCGGCGGGGCTGACGACTATGTCACCAAACCGTTTCATCCGACTGAGGTCGTTGCCCGTATCGAGGCTGTGCTGCGCCGGTCCCATGACGGAGACGGAGAACGGTTGTCCTACGGTGACCTGACGGTTGATCTGCAGCGCCTGATCGTCGAACGTGCGGGACATCCGGTGGCATTGACGCCGACGGAGCTGAGACTGCTGGTCTACCTTCTGCGCAACGCCGAGCGTGTCGTGTCGCGCAGTCAGATCCTCGATCAGGTGTGGCAATACAGCTTTCAGGGCGAAGGTGTCGTGGTCGAGAAGGTGGTGTCGAACCTACGCAAGAAGGTCGATGCCAACGGGGAGCCGCTGATTCAGACCGTGCGTGGATTCGGATATACCTTGCGCCGGAGCGCCGGTTCGTGA
- a CDS encoding sensor histidine kinase, with protein sequence MRSRTVAILCIAVLLISATAVLGLASLLDLYTRRQVDLAAGVLAFVGSGRQQSQIIDPDQFAARMPSTATIVFADGGGTRVVWSTAPGDPAAGELERLLQSVASGGVVDVPFVQHMVKAQLLRFGTPVLLQDKVTGELRAADSAVVALGTRSSVKLLRVMIGVSAAITVVTMVGAALAVTIMVRATMRPLSRLADLVGALGDRPPVGSLRRGRVSMSRYQESSTLANAIAGLVDRRARIEAELREFVANASHELRTPLTKIQGWSELHFQTPPQAERTERAMRSIVEECDRMRGLLDQLTLLARAEAPQQLPTEHVDVCALCAVVAEDVAVVAPDRRVTTRLPSDPVFVVAHEDRLAQVLRNVVGNSLAHAGDDAVVDIAVETDDLSVRIVLSDNGVGIPAVYRARVFDRFFTRTRGTGSGSGLGLSIVQAIVSGYGGSVQLWSEPGRGTKVTIALPRVRRTSGGGLRIDR encoded by the coding sequence GTGCGAAGCCGGACCGTGGCGATCCTGTGCATTGCTGTACTGCTGATCTCGGCGACGGCAGTGCTCGGACTGGCCTCGCTGCTCGACCTTTACACCCGTAGGCAGGTCGATCTGGCGGCGGGCGTCCTTGCGTTTGTCGGTTCGGGCCGGCAGCAGTCGCAGATCATCGATCCCGACCAGTTCGCCGCGCGAATGCCCTCGACGGCAACGATTGTATTTGCCGACGGTGGTGGTACTCGGGTGGTGTGGTCGACCGCGCCGGGTGATCCCGCGGCAGGCGAACTCGAGCGGCTGCTTCAGTCCGTCGCATCCGGTGGCGTCGTCGATGTGCCGTTTGTGCAGCACATGGTCAAGGCGCAGCTGCTGCGGTTCGGTACTCCGGTGTTGTTGCAAGACAAGGTGACCGGCGAGCTGAGAGCGGCGGACTCAGCTGTCGTGGCGCTGGGAACCCGTTCATCGGTGAAGCTGCTTCGCGTGATGATCGGGGTATCGGCGGCGATCACGGTCGTCACGATGGTAGGGGCTGCGCTTGCCGTGACGATCATGGTGCGGGCCACGATGCGTCCGCTCAGCCGGCTGGCGGACCTGGTCGGTGCGCTCGGTGATCGTCCGCCCGTCGGGTCCCTGCGACGTGGCCGCGTGAGCATGAGTCGGTACCAGGAGTCCTCGACGCTCGCGAATGCCATTGCAGGTTTGGTCGACCGTCGCGCCCGGATCGAAGCCGAACTGCGCGAGTTCGTCGCGAACGCATCACATGAATTGCGGACGCCGCTCACCAAGATCCAGGGTTGGTCCGAACTCCACTTCCAAACGCCGCCGCAGGCGGAGCGCACCGAGCGCGCCATGCGCAGCATCGTGGAGGAATGCGACCGGATGCGTGGTCTGCTCGACCAGCTGACGCTGCTGGCCCGCGCCGAGGCGCCCCAGCAGCTACCCACCGAACATGTCGACGTGTGCGCGCTGTGCGCCGTGGTGGCCGAGGATGTCGCGGTCGTTGCTCCGGACCGACGCGTGACAACGCGGCTCCCGAGTGATCCGGTGTTCGTGGTTGCACACGAAGACCGGCTCGCTCAGGTCCTACGCAATGTGGTCGGCAACAGCCTTGCCCATGCCGGCGACGACGCCGTGGTCGATATTGCCGTCGAGACGGATGACCTTTCGGTCCGAATAGTGCTGTCCGACAACGGAGTGGGAATTCCTGCGGTGTACAGGGCGCGGGTGTTCGACCGCTTCTTCACCAGGACCCGGGGGACCGGGTCCGGCAGTGGTCTCGGGCTGTCGATCGTGCAGGCGATTGTCAGCGGCTACGGGGGATCCGTGCAACTGTGGTCGGAACCAGGCAGGGGAACAAAGGTGACGATCGCACTTCCTCGTGTTCGTCGCACATCCGGCGGGGGGCTGAGGATCGACAGGTAA
- a CDS encoding TolB family protein: MVAHSPHRVVIGAMAAWSILALGSVISAPQALPAPAGAPPPASPALEPFSVEKVIQFQLPSGVTANTADLSPDAQHLLVEVVVDGKTQVASTNLDGADYQCISCGTATNATKVLALEDSKRIWYADTSGQQSTDDPGSGGTGSINYSLLECSPSIYDCRQKSNTKVKFPSDKRNLPAQNREAKPDPFGEYVTWNEVSAIEGTRMSIAKLAKTDKGYELTDQRVFSPPWVKKSDFAADRENAMRFYEGASWHEGGRILKYQETSTGLNYDIYLLDTATGERRQLTTDLDYNEAADIAPDGRTVYFTSARGLDRMDVFTALQRPSLIDSGAFGQIARVSLWNNRRCMNEPWMMQMDPGQQLGGYSGQPIIIDPAWTVRGWSWFPDSTRAVINEQERPADSQGPGAPDTPWRTSIVRFSTRNATAPMSPVHQNPAAIAKWSVPIKDFNPMMGRQAPLKVLKGKKSGTATIQYLGAYAIGSYAVAYKNYSDDGKTFIDGTERIVVPYAAASAEWSADLTSKGERSGYLKGNITIGAQNKYSGEVTSEINGKRYSGIPTQGDCPSPGMPALAVSASDGGVQVTATVSEDANPRPVRGAKVTAGSASATTDDRGFARIAVPAGTTVNAQADGFKATSTEVAGS; this comes from the coding sequence ATGGTTGCGCATTCACCGCACAGGGTTGTCATCGGCGCAATGGCCGCCTGGTCGATCCTCGCGCTAGGATCCGTGATTTCGGCGCCGCAGGCGCTACCGGCACCTGCCGGTGCTCCACCGCCGGCCTCGCCGGCGCTGGAGCCCTTCAGTGTCGAGAAAGTCATCCAATTCCAGTTGCCTTCGGGGGTGACGGCCAACACCGCCGACTTGAGTCCCGACGCACAGCACCTGCTTGTCGAGGTTGTGGTCGACGGAAAAACACAGGTGGCATCGACAAACCTGGACGGCGCCGACTATCAATGCATCTCGTGCGGAACAGCGACGAATGCCACCAAAGTCCTTGCACTGGAAGATAGTAAGCGAATCTGGTACGCGGACACTTCCGGGCAGCAGTCGACGGATGACCCTGGCAGCGGGGGCACAGGCAGTATCAATTACTCCCTTCTTGAGTGCTCGCCGTCGATCTACGACTGCCGGCAGAAGAGCAACACGAAGGTGAAGTTCCCTTCCGACAAGCGGAACCTGCCTGCGCAGAATCGCGAGGCCAAGCCGGATCCGTTCGGGGAGTACGTCACGTGGAACGAGGTGTCAGCCATCGAAGGCACCCGGATGAGTATCGCCAAGTTGGCGAAGACCGATAAAGGATACGAGCTGACCGATCAGCGGGTCTTCAGCCCTCCGTGGGTCAAGAAGTCCGACTTCGCCGCCGATCGAGAGAATGCCATGCGGTTCTACGAGGGTGCCAGTTGGCATGAGGGCGGTCGGATCCTGAAGTACCAGGAGACTTCGACCGGTCTCAACTACGACATCTACCTGCTGGATACGGCCACTGGGGAACGGAGACAGCTGACCACCGATCTGGACTACAACGAGGCTGCAGATATCGCCCCGGATGGTAGGACCGTGTATTTCACCTCGGCCCGCGGTCTCGACCGAATGGATGTCTTCACGGCATTGCAGAGGCCGTCTCTGATCGACAGCGGGGCATTCGGCCAGATTGCCAGGGTGAGCCTGTGGAACAACCGCCGCTGCATGAACGAGCCGTGGATGATGCAGATGGATCCGGGGCAACAACTCGGCGGATACTCCGGGCAACCCATCATCATCGACCCGGCCTGGACGGTGCGGGGGTGGAGTTGGTTTCCCGATTCCACGCGTGCAGTCATCAACGAACAGGAACGGCCCGCAGATAGTCAAGGTCCGGGTGCGCCCGACACACCTTGGCGGACAAGCATCGTCCGGTTCTCGACCCGCAATGCAACCGCACCGATGTCACCGGTGCACCAGAACCCGGCGGCGATAGCAAAATGGTCCGTGCCGATCAAAGACTTCAACCCCATGATGGGCAGGCAAGCTCCGCTCAAGGTGCTCAAGGGCAAGAAGTCCGGAACCGCAACGATTCAGTACCTGGGTGCCTACGCCATCGGATCGTATGCCGTTGCCTACAAGAACTACTCGGATGACGGCAAGACGTTCATCGATGGAACAGAGCGGATTGTGGTCCCGTACGCCGCGGCAAGCGCCGAATGGTCGGCGGACCTCACGAGTAAAGGTGAACGCTCTGGTTATCTGAAGGGCAACATCACTATCGGCGCGCAGAACAAGTACTCCGGTGAGGTGACTTCCGAGATCAACGGCAAGAGGTACTCCGGCATCCCGACGCAGGGGGATTGTCCTTCTCCCGGAATGCCCGCGCTGGCGGTATCAGCATCGGATGGCGGCGTGCAGGTCACCGCAACCGTGTCCGAGGACGCGAATCCACGGCCCGTCCGGGGTGCCAAGGTCACTGCAGGCTCGGCCAGTGCGACGACCGATGACCGCGGATTCGCACGTATCGCGGTACCCGCCGGAACCACCGTGAACGCCCAAGCCGACGGCTTCAAGGCGACGTCCACCGAGGTTGCCGGCTCCTGA
- a CDS encoding NlpC/P60 family protein has product MQRTERTAGSVPPAIVARRKVDEMKSAISLGLVVLVLLLSGRAHAAPTTIDVDALTTLVSAVAEAEQNVHRVQALAAQDRERVNAFIADAAQARVAADEAHRNELRASGALGDAEGRLDLLQKGFDRFAAASYVYGPIASAETIADPAELMATAALTESIVLSRKNAADDLSEARTRRVDDLQRARAAAEESERALVETEERRADAVRALANSQHAAADWQRTLNELVAQRNQLQERLDAVTGSHENMPQDPSPVPVPQSSSDPTEAVDRLLALAETSSHATAAMGRTFLARLSTSAQDIPALPARPTSSGPIPVSAGRRASEYVIARALTQRGVDYSWGGGTATGPSRGIGGGADTVGFDCSGLILYAFAGVGIELPHFSGRQYELGRKIPVAQMRRGDVVFYGEGGGQHVALYLGDNVMVEAPTPGGVVTVSPLRTSDMAPYAVRYIES; this is encoded by the coding sequence GTGCAGCGCACCGAACGCACGGCCGGGTCGGTTCCGCCTGCAATCGTTGCCCGTCGGAAGGTCGATGAAATGAAATCAGCAATCTCCCTGGGGCTGGTAGTGCTGGTACTTCTCCTGTCCGGCAGGGCACATGCGGCTCCCACAACCATCGACGTCGATGCGCTGACCACACTGGTGAGTGCGGTCGCCGAGGCCGAACAGAACGTGCACCGTGTGCAGGCACTGGCCGCCCAGGATCGGGAAAGGGTCAATGCCTTCATTGCCGACGCGGCGCAGGCGCGAGTTGCGGCGGACGAGGCGCACCGAAACGAACTGCGGGCGAGCGGAGCGCTCGGTGACGCGGAGGGACGACTGGACTTGTTGCAGAAGGGATTCGACCGCTTTGCGGCTGCGAGCTATGTGTACGGCCCCATCGCCTCTGCTGAAACGATCGCTGACCCGGCTGAGCTGATGGCAACCGCTGCGCTGACGGAATCGATAGTCCTCAGTAGGAAGAATGCCGCCGACGATCTGTCGGAGGCGCGAACTCGGCGGGTGGACGACCTGCAACGCGCTCGGGCGGCGGCGGAAGAATCTGAGCGCGCGTTGGTCGAGACAGAAGAGCGCCGCGCTGATGCCGTCAGGGCGCTAGCGAATTCGCAGCATGCGGCTGCCGACTGGCAGCGCACGTTGAATGAGCTGGTGGCGCAGCGTAATCAGCTGCAGGAGAGGCTCGATGCGGTCACCGGTAGCCATGAGAACATGCCACAAGACCCGAGTCCGGTCCCTGTGCCGCAGTCGTCCTCCGACCCGACGGAAGCGGTCGACCGGTTGCTCGCGCTCGCGGAGACATCGTCTCATGCCACCGCCGCCATGGGCCGTACCTTCTTGGCGCGATTGAGTACATCGGCACAGGATATTCCGGCACTGCCGGCTCGACCGACCTCATCGGGCCCTATACCCGTGAGTGCGGGAAGGCGGGCAAGCGAATACGTCATCGCGCGAGCCCTGACGCAGCGGGGCGTGGATTATTCCTGGGGCGGCGGCACTGCGACGGGGCCCAGCCGCGGTATCGGCGGGGGCGCCGACACGGTGGGCTTCGATTGCTCAGGGTTGATTCTGTACGCGTTCGCGGGGGTAGGGATCGAACTTCCGCACTTCTCCGGCCGGCAGTACGAGTTGGGCAGAAAGATCCCGGTGGCCCAGATGCGCCGAGGCGATGTCGTCTTCTACGGCGAGGGCGGCGGACAGCACGTGGCGCTCTATCTCGGCGACAACGTGATGGTGGAGGCGCCGACTCCGGGCGGTGTCGTCACTGTGTCGCCACTGCGTACCAGCGATATGGCCCCGTACGCGGTGAGGTACATCGAGTCCTGA